In Rhizobium sp. BG4, the genomic stretch CAGCCAGAGACACACTCAGCCTTTCTGTCCCCGCGTCGGCGAAGACAGCGCCCGGTCGCTTTCAGCAGCGATGAAATCGAGGATCTCGACCACCTGCGGGCAATCGGCATATTCGGCGCGGATCGCAGCAGCATTGTCGCGCACCGAATTGGCACCTTCGAAGATTGCCTTGTAGGCACGGCGAACGATGTGGATGACGGCGCGGTCGATGCCTGCACGCGTCATGCCCACGACGTTGAGGCCACCGAGAAGGCCCGGATTGCCGTTCAGCATGCCGTAGGGAATGACGTCGTAGCTGACGGCGGAGAGACCGCCGACGAAAGCCTGGCGGCCGACGCGGGTGAACTGATGGACGGCACAGCCGCCGCCGAGAATGACGCGATCCTCGATTGTGACGTGGCCGGCCAGCATGACGTTGTTCGACATGATGACGTTGTTGCCGACGCGGCAATCATGCGCCACATGCGAATTGGCGAGGAAGAGATTGTTGTTGCCGACGATCGTCTTGCCGCCGAAATCCGACGTGCCGGTGTTGATCGTCACGCCTTCGCGCATCGTGCAGTTTTCGCCGATGGTCAAGGTCGTCTCTTCGCCGGCGTGATGGACGCTCTGCGGATCGCCGCCGATCACGGCCATCGGGAAGACTTTCGAGCCCTTGCCGAGCTCAGTGCGGCCCGTCACGATCGAATGCGGATGCAGATGCACGTTATCATGAAGCGTCACCTTCGGCCCGACATAGGCGAAGGGGCCGATCGTCACGTTCTCGCCGATGACGGCGCCGTCTTCGACGACGGCCATCGGGTGAATACGTGCGCT encodes the following:
- the lpxA gene encoding acyl-ACP--UDP-N-acetylglucosamine O-acyltransferase, which codes for MSTVAASARIHPMAVVEDGAVIGENVTIGPFAYVGPKVTLHDNVHLHPHSIVTGRTELGKGSKVFPMAVIGGDPQSVHHAGEETTLTIGENCTMREGVTINTGTSDFGGKTIVGNNNLFLANSHVAHDCRVGNNVIMSNNVMLAGHVTIEDRVILGGGCAVHQFTRVGRQAFVGGLSAVSYDVIPYGMLNGNPGLLGGLNVVGMTRAGIDRAVIHIVRRAYKAIFEGANSVRDNAAAIRAEYADCPQVVEILDFIAAESDRALSSPTRGQKG